CCTCATGCACGAGACCGTCGAGGTGTGGACCGCGCCGGACTTCGTCGAGTACGAGACCCCGATGGAGGTCACCGCGTACGCGGCCCGCATGCGGGAGTGACCCTCGCGGACGGGGCCGGTCCGCCGGCG
This sequence is a window from Amycolatopsis benzoatilytica AK 16/65. Protein-coding genes within it:
- the pqqA gene encoding pyrroloquinoline quinone precursor peptide PqqA — its product is MHETVEVWTAPDFVEYETPMEVTAYAARMRE